One stretch of Streptomyces agglomeratus DNA includes these proteins:
- a CDS encoding alpha/beta fold hydrolase: MPAEVSFSIASPTGTHTLSVTYERAGAGEPLLLLHGIGHHWQAWQPVISALASERDVIAVDLPGFGGSTALPHGLSYDLSTVVPVLGSLCEALGVERPHVAGNSLGGLLALKLGQERLVRSVTALSPAGFWTESERRYAFSALRGMRFGAQTLPLPLIERMARTAAGRAALTSTIYARPGWRSPDAVVAETLALRESAGFAETLSAGRTVLFTDDVPGIPVTVAWGSRDRLLLRRQGVRAKRVIPGARLVELPGCGHVPMNDDPALVARVILDTSS, encoded by the coding sequence ATGCCCGCAGAGGTCTCCTTCAGCATCGCGTCCCCCACCGGCACGCACACGCTCTCCGTCACTTACGAACGGGCGGGTGCCGGGGAGCCGCTCCTGCTCCTCCACGGCATAGGGCACCACTGGCAGGCCTGGCAGCCGGTGATTTCCGCGCTGGCCTCCGAACGCGACGTGATCGCCGTGGACCTGCCCGGTTTCGGCGGGTCGACCGCACTGCCCCACGGCCTCTCCTACGACTTGTCGACGGTCGTTCCCGTGCTTGGTTCGCTGTGCGAGGCGCTGGGCGTCGAGCGTCCCCATGTGGCGGGGAACTCCCTTGGCGGTCTGCTCGCCCTGAAACTGGGCCAGGAGCGGCTCGTACGGTCCGTCACGGCGCTCTCCCCCGCCGGCTTCTGGACGGAGAGCGAACGCCGCTACGCCTTCAGCGCGCTGCGCGGGATGCGGTTCGGCGCGCAGACGCTCCCGCTGCCGCTCATAGAGCGCATGGCCCGCACAGCCGCTGGCCGGGCCGCGCTCACCAGCACCATCTATGCGCGGCCGGGGTGGCGTTCACCCGACGCCGTCGTCGCGGAGACGCTGGCGCTTCGCGAGTCGGCCGGCTTCGCCGAGACCCTGTCGGCCGGCCGTACCGTCCTGTTCACCGACGACGTTCCCGGCATTCCCGTGACGGTCGCCTGGGGCAGCCGTGACCGGCTGCTGCTGCGCCGCCAGGGTGTCAGGGCGAAGCGCGTGATCCCCGGAGCCCGGCTGGTCGAGCTGCCCGGCTGCGGCCACGTGCCGATGAACGACGATCCCGCGCTCGTGGCCCGGGTCATTCTCGACACCAGCAGCTGA